From a region of the Lentilactobacillus curieae genome:
- a CDS encoding branched-chain amino acid aminotransferase: protein MAKAQPASEIDWENLGFNYMDLPYRFLAHYQDGKWDDGELSEDSTLHISEGSTALHYGQADFEGLKAYRTKDGSIQLFRPDQNAKRMHNSCERLLMPPFPEDKFVDAVKSVVKANADYVPPYGTGGTLYLRPLMIGVGGNIGVHPATEYIFTIFAMPVGAYYKGGMTPTKYVTSDYDRAAHHGTGQAKVGGNYAASLLPGDQAHKDGYSDVIYLDPVNHQTLEEVGSANFFGITKDDEFITPKSPSILPSITKFSLLWLAENRLGLKATQGVVDIDDLDKFKEAGACGTAAVISPIGSLTHNGKKHVFYSETEVGPLTKKLYDELTGIQFGDVEAPEGWIQKVEV from the coding sequence ATGGCAAAAGCACAACCAGCATCAGAAATCGATTGGGAAAACTTAGGCTTTAACTACATGGATTTACCATATCGTTTCTTGGCACATTATCAAGATGGCAAGTGGGACGATGGTGAATTATCTGAAGATAGTACATTACATATTAGTGAAGGTTCAACCGCATTACATTATGGTCAAGCTGACTTTGAAGGATTGAAAGCATACAGAACTAAAGATGGTTCAATTCAATTATTTAGACCAGACCAAAATGCTAAGCGAATGCATAATAGTTGTGAACGGTTATTAATGCCTCCGTTCCCAGAAGACAAGTTTGTAGACGCAGTTAAATCAGTTGTTAAGGCTAACGCTGATTACGTTCCTCCTTATGGAACTGGTGGTACATTATACCTTCGTCCATTAATGATTGGTGTCGGTGGTAACATTGGTGTTCATCCAGCTACTGAGTACATTTTTACCATTTTTGCAATGCCAGTTGGTGCTTACTATAAGGGTGGAATGACTCCAACTAAGTACGTAACATCTGACTACGATCGTGCCGCTCATCACGGTACTGGTCAAGCAAAAGTTGGTGGTAACTACGCCGCCAGTTTACTTCCTGGTGACCAAGCTCATAAAGATGGTTACTCAGACGTAATCTACCTTGATCCAGTTAACCACCAGACCCTTGAGGAAGTTGGTTCGGCTAACTTCTTCGGTATCACCAAGGACGATGAATTCATCACTCCTAAATCACCATCGATCTTACCATCAATCACTAAGTTCTCATTACTTTGGTTGGCAGAAAATCGTCTTGGTTTAAAGGCGACCCAAGGTGTAGTTGACATTGATGACCTTGATAAATTCAAAGAAGCTGGTGCTTGTGGTACCGCTGCGGTTATTTCACCAATTGGAAGTCTTACTCATAACGGTAAGAAGCACGTATTCTACAGTGAAA
- a CDS encoding DUF1831 domain-containing protein: MAFANAVKVTGDSVTYEIASTIKKFTLKDVGFVETKNGNYSLERSLDPTSPYNASYKLKVMIDKDLSGFKMSVTTGNGLAKVNIFKTDDTKPVVEQFKFVMQNLVDRGVFKVSQD, encoded by the coding sequence ATGGCATTTGCAAATGCAGTGAAGGTAACTGGTGACTCAGTAACTTACGAAATTGCCAGCACCATCAAAAAGTTCACACTTAAGGATGTGGGCTTCGTTGAAACAAAGAACGGAAACTACTCATTGGAGCGGTCTCTTGATCCCACATCGCCTTACAATGCTTCATACAAGCTAAAGGTTATGATTGATAAAGACCTTAGTGGGTTTAAAATGTCAGTCACCACTGGTAATGGTTTAGCCAAGGTTAATATTTTTAAAACTGACGACACTAAACCGGTAGTTGAGCAGTTTAAATTTGTAATGCAAAATTTAGTTGATCGTGGTGTATTTAAAGTTAGTCAAGATTAA